One stretch of Carcharodon carcharias isolate sCarCar2 chromosome 20, sCarCar2.pri, whole genome shotgun sequence DNA includes these proteins:
- the LOC121292740 gene encoding deleted in malignant brain tumors 1 protein-like codes for MEQKGVLAINVIERRETSVDCVIKALIECIKTGERFSCHDLIFLLHNFRDCLQIRSSQPCFILTILKWEHSIHNDVTMGKNLPPSSLHSIHIVLNAQPRFIGLDMFNVHKPYANIIREQPRSCWCRHHHNARCFLSVLHNRKGGGWVLGSFSPLMGRFILIGLFAGGSIEFSRDNIYRLFGRKSHPCTKVFKYLIADSAGFSEGFRTHSYLVHVIHEVLNEEMFGLPIKGVVMTWLVRSFFSIFVIAIAKAIKDYSNKLLKAVKLRLANGSGRCVGRVEIHYRGQWGTVFGIIWDLQDAAVVCRELGCGTAVSAPGSAHFGEGSGPIVTVAVRCSGNECGSVHQLAGISIPGHTAMMPARSTQGTGPVWKENHRCRGNKSRLSECPVTSGENFNCSLGNDANVMCSDESWSLRLTKGGSRCDGRVDIYHNGRWGRVQDSLWDLNDANVVCRTQTDGGRRLSDGGSPCTGRVEIYYNGTWGSVCDDSWDLTDADVVCKQLHCGKALDVTLLASWGQGSGPVWLEGLNCSGEESFLWQCPSGYWGSHDCSHKEDVKIMCSEHKELRLVNGKHRCEGRAEVFYNGIWGTVCSAALDRHDAEVICKQLQCGPLVSIDYNARSFGEGSGPIWLDEMECNFHESAIWQCRTDPWGQDNCYHREDAGVSCSDSDVGLRLVGGNTNCSGRVEITCNNTWGTFCDDSWDMADANVVCRQLNCGSALLATGGAAFGQGEGDIWFDEVRCTGSESFLSDCPSSASAQSDCDHKEDASVICSEYPKVQICRRLLLRHEDEITSIPLVIGITLGILLICEFIALIVPMQRQSSRKGSVTGGWGSPTAMYQAIYEEIQDIPPVKDPALTRGSVSASIDSHNHIEYYTSHILDDQGRGSENPDENSSSVQDLGDYDDAETTDNDSQSDHLLLEGVDGDFFRPESAGGDL; via the exons ATGGAACAGAAAGGTGTACTGGCGATTAACGTCATTGAAAGAAGAGAAACGAgcgttg ATTGCGTTATCAAAGCACTGATCGAATGCATTAAAACAGGAGAACGATTCAGCT GCCACGATTTAATCTTCCTCCTGCACAACTTCAGGGATTGTTTGCAGATCAGAAGTTCTCAGCCATGTTTCATTCTCACTATCCTTAAATGGGAGCACTCCATTCACAATGACGTCACCATGGGGAAAAACTTGCCTCCATCTAGTCTGCACAGTATCCACATTGTTTTGAACGCCCAG CCCCGATTCATTGGCCTGGACATGTTCAATGTTCACAAGCCTTATGCCAATATTATAAGGGAGCAGCCACGAAGCTGCTGGTGCAGACATCACCACAACGCCAGGTGCTTCCTGTCAGTTCTGCACAACA GAAAAGGCGGTGGATGGGTCCTCGGCTCGTTTTCTCCATTAATGGGCAGGTTCATTCTCATTGGTTTGTTCGCAGGCGGCAGTATAGAGTTCTCACGTGATAACATCTATCGGTTATTTGGAAGGAAGAGTCACCCCTGTACAAAAGTTTTCAAATACTTAATTGCCGACTCAGCCGGGTTTTCGGAAG GCTTTAGGACGCATTCATATCTTGTGCATGTTATACATGAGGTACTTAATGAGGAGATGTTTGGACTGCCGATCAAGGGGGTTGTTATGACGTGGCTGGTGCGCAGCTTCTTTAGTATTTTTGTCATTGCCATTGCCAAGGCAATCAAAGACTACTCCAACAAACTCCTGA AGgcagtgaaactgagactggcgAATGGGAGCGGTCGGTGCGTAGGAAGAGTGGAGATTCACTACAGGGGGCAGTGGGGGACTGTGTTTGGTATCATCTGGGACCTGCAGGACGCCGCTGTTGTGTGTCGGGAGCTGGGCTGCGGGACCGCGGTGTCTGCACCGGGCAGTGCTCACTTTGGGGAAGGTTCCGGACCTATTGTGACGGTGGCTGTTCGGTGCAGCGGGAACGAGTGCGGGAGTGTACATCAGCTCGCTGGGATCAGTATTCCTGGTCACACAGCGATGATGCCAGCGCGATCTACTCAG GGAACCGGCCCGGTGTGGAAGGAAAATCACAGGTGCCGCGGGAACAAATCCCGATTGTCGGAGTGTCCGGTTACATCCGGGGAAAATTTTAACTGCTCACTTGGAAATGACGCGAATGTCATGTGTTCGG ATGAAAGCTGGTCACTGAGATTGACGAAAGGGGGAAGCCGCTGTGATGGTCGGGTGGACATTTATCACAACGGTCGCTGGGGCAGAGTACAGGACAGCCTCTGGGACCTCAATGATGCTAACGTAGTCTGCAG AACACAAACAGACGGTGGAAGACGGCTGTCAGACGGTGGAAGCCCATGTACAGGCCGAGTGGAGATTTATTACAACGGGACCTGGGGCTCAGTTTGTGATGATTCCTGGGATCTGACAGACGCTGACGTAGTTTGCAAACAGCTGCATTGCGGAAAGGCATTGGACGTGACACTTCTTGCCTCTTGGGGACAAGGCTCAGGTCCAGTTTGGCTGGAAGGCTTGAACTGTTCAGGGGAGGAATCGTTTCTCTGGCAATGCCCCTCGGGATATTGGGGTTCGCACGACTGTTCTCATAAAGAAGATGTGAAGATCATGTGCTCAG AACACAAAGAGCTGCGGCTGGTGAATGGAAAGCATCGTTGTGAGGGGAGGGCGGAAGTGTTTTACAATGGGATCTGGGGAACAGTGTGTTCGGCAGCACTGGATCGCCATGATGCTGAGGTGATCTGTAAACAGTTACAGTGTGGCCCCCTGGTTTCTATAGACTATAACGCTCGGTCATTCGGAGAAGGATCCGGACCTATTTGGCTCGATGAGATGGAATGTAATTTTCACGAGTCGGCCATTTGGCAGTGTCGGACAGACCCGTGGGGACAAGACAACTGTTATCACAGAGAAGATGCAGGAGTTTCCTGTTCAG ATTCAGATGTAGGTTTGCGTCTGGTTGGAGGTAACACCAACTGCTCCGGGCGAGTGGAGATAACGTGCAATAATACCTGGGGCACGTTCTGTGATGACTCCTGGGATATGGCCGATGCCAATGTTGTCTGCAGGCAGCTGAATTGTGGATCTGCTCTATTGGCTACAGGAGGGGCCGCTTTTGGCCAGGGTGAAGGTGATATCTGGTTCGATGAGGTGAGATGTACCGGAAGCGAGTCCTTTCTCTCCGATTGTCCTTCCTCAGCATCTGCTCAATCTGACTGTGATCACAAGGAGGATGCCAGTGTGATTTGTTCCG AATACCCCAAGGTCCAGATTTGTCGTCGCCTGCTTCTCC GTCATGAAGATGAAATTACTTCCATCCCTCTTGTGATCGGTATAACTCTCGGGATCCTGTTGATCTGTGAGTTCATCGCACTAATTGTGCCAATGCAGAGACAATCATCAAGGAAAG GTTCTGTCACTGGCGGTTGGGGTTCACCGACTGCTATGTACCAAGCAATTTATGAAGAAATTCAAGATATTCCGCCTGTCAAGGATCCTGCTCTGACCCGTGGCTCAG